TGGGACGTCGGCCACGATGGCTGCTTCGACGCGACCGGTGAGACGCTTGAGGTGACGATTAGTGCGAACGGCGAGCACACAGTCGTGTTGCGCGTAACCGACGATACCGGGGCGACTGCCGGGGAGGCGATCACGTTCTCGGCGAGTTGAGCGGTCGTCCGCACCTGACCATGTTCCACGGTCGCTGCGCTGTGGACGAAACGGGACGAGGGGAGACGAACGGTACTTTTGGGACGACCACTGCGGTCGCAGCGAATCAGTGGCACGCGAAGAACGGATCAGATTCGGTACTGAGCGACGGGACGCACGCTACGGCTTCGGCTAACGTGGGGCGTTACTCGTAGTGCTGTTCGGTCCGCAGCTCCCAGAGATCGTCGAACGTGATGACCTCGACATCCGCATCGTTGATGTACTCGATGAGGTCCTCGTAGTCGTCTTCCGGCATGGTGTTGTTCGCTTCGAACTCGTGGAAGTTCAGGATCGAACACTGGTTGTGTTCGGCGGCGAGATCGACACAGCGCTTCGAGATGTCTATGTCGTGGCCGATGGTTCGGGGCAGCGCCAGCGGATCGAAGCCGTAGACGCTCGTCGTGTTGACGTTGCCCGCCTGGTTGAAGCCGCCGCAGTAGTGGTACGCCGTCTTCTGCTCGAGGCTCGAGCGGTCGTAGCTGTTGTGCGGGTAGACGATGTAGTCGGCGCCCTCGAACCCGTTGTTGATGAACCACTGCTTGTCGTTTCGGAGCCTGTTCTCGATCTCCTCGTCGTCGTCGTACTCGTGAATGGGCGTATGCGTGCCGTGGACGACGATCTGGTCACCCTCCTCCTGGCGCTCCTTGAGCTCCGAGATCGACATGACGCCCTCTCGGCCCTGTTCGGTCCACCGCGGAACCGGGGCCTGAACCGCCGGGAAATCGTACTCGTCGTGCAGCGGTGAGGCCGTCTCGTAGTAGTCGCTAGTGCCGTCGTCCCAGACCAGCATGACGTAGCCTTGATCGGGCTTTTCGTGGGTACGTAGGTCGTCGATCCAGACCTCCGCTTCGTCCATCGAGTGGAGAACCTGGATCTCGAGGCGGTCGAGCGAATCCATCGCGGGCTCGTACTCGCTCTCCTGGAAGACCCCGGGGCTCGAGCGGAACCAGCCGACATCGGGGGCGCGGTATGTAATTTCGCGGAGCGAGTACACTCGCTCGCTGCCGAACTGGTCGACGAGACGCAGGTTGATCGTGATGTTCTGTGGCGTCGACGTTCGGATCGCAAAGGAGAGGTCGGTTTCGGAGAGGTCTTCGCCGCTGAGATCTCGCTGGGCGACGACGTTCTCGCTGCCGTCGGACTCCAGTTTGAAGCTCTGATCGCCGTCGAAGACGACATCCTCGTCCGGCTCCCCGGAGCCTTGGACGACCTCCCAGGCGTCGAGGTCCTCGAAGTCGTCGAGGGACGCCCCCGGCTGCTGGTACTGTTCGCGGCTGTTGTACTCGGTCTCGAGCGACGGAACGCCGTCCGCGAGCGCCGCCGCACGCTCGGTGGTTTCTCCCTCTTCCGAGGGGTCGTCGCCGTCGGAACTGCCGGTAAGTGACTCGAGACGATCGGTACACCCTGCGAGACCAGCGGCCGCGGTTGCACCGGACAGTGCAAGG
Above is a window of Natronorubrum tibetense GA33 DNA encoding:
- a CDS encoding polysaccharide deacetylase family protein produces the protein MTSDRPTRRRILALSGATAAAGLAGCTDRLESLTGSSDGDDPSEEGETTERAAALADGVPSLETEYNSREQYQQPGASLDDFEDLDAWEVVQGSGEPDEDVVFDGDQSFKLESDGSENVVAQRDLSGEDLSETDLSFAIRTSTPQNITINLRLVDQFGSERVYSLREITYRAPDVGWFRSSPGVFQESEYEPAMDSLDRLEIQVLHSMDEAEVWIDDLRTHEKPDQGYVMLVWDDGTSDYYETASPLHDEYDFPAVQAPVPRWTEQGREGVMSISELKERQEEGDQIVVHGTHTPIHEYDDDEEIENRLRNDKQWFINNGFEGADYIVYPHNSYDRSSLEQKTAYHYCGGFNQAGNVNTTSVYGFDPLALPRTIGHDIDISKRCVDLAAEHNQCSILNFHEFEANNTMPEDDYEDLIEYINDADVEVITFDDLWELRTEQHYE